One window from the genome of Carnobacterium alterfunditum DSM 5972 encodes:
- a CDS encoding class I SAM-dependent DNA methyltransferase, which translates to MAVLSWDEIRSRALQFQNEWADETSENAESKTFWNEFFDVFGISRRRVATFEERVKIEGQTKFVDLLWKGKLLIEHKSKGRDLDKAYTQATNYFEGIKDRDLPQYILVSDFEHFRLYDLDDGEIHQFDLSDLYKNVQLFSFIAGYEKHDIKPQDPVNNKAAEMMGKIHDSLQSINYTGDDLDTLLVRLVFCLFADDTGIFNKGLFRDFLEDNTNEDGTDLAPKLQYLFEILDTPIGQRVIDDSIYNEFPYVNGSLFTKRTRTAVFNEEMRNILLECSNLDWGRISPAIFGSMFQSAMDREKRRQLGAHYTSEENIMKVIKPLFIDDLWNEFNRIKDLKRNKIRLLNDFQQKISGLKFFDPACGSGNFLIIAYREIRKLELEVLKYKNYEEYGYEAFQLDISLDFNSIIKCDVNQFYGIEIDSFSAQIAQVALWIIDHQMNIEASLYFGASFARLPLGEHANIVNDNSLDINWVNVLDSRDCDFVLGNPPFIGNSFLDDIQKKEVEKVASVLRTKGHLDYVACWYIKAAQYIYQKKHIKVAFVSTNSIVQGEHAINLWPYLIDEMELDIFFAHQTFKWTNEAKSNAAVYCIIIGFTYTKQVKEKKLFSYPDIQFEPNINNVSVINQYLLEAPIVFIKKRRTPISDAQKMEYGTKPTDGGHLILNAQEKKEIIEKNPLAKKYIRPYVGADDIINGKVRYCLYLKDCPARDLRNMPLVQERVEKVREMRLNSSAPSTNKWADYPTLFKQDAASDSDILIIPRVSSVQRSYVPIAYAEYPTVCSDSSFQIPNATHYLFGILVSKMHMLWLETIGGKLKGDFRYSNTMVYNNFVFPTVSEKEEDEITKAATNILDIRAKYIANGDNLADLYDNIAMPHDLRKAHYKLDLLVEKAYKSSGFENDIDRVARLFSLYEKKIMKNNNI; encoded by the coding sequence ATGGCAGTTTTATCATGGGATGAAATAAGAAGTAGAGCTTTACAATTTCAAAATGAATGGGCAGATGAAACAAGTGAAAATGCTGAATCAAAAACGTTTTGGAATGAATTCTTTGACGTGTTTGGCATTAGCAGGCGTAGGGTAGCTACTTTCGAAGAAAGAGTAAAAATAGAAGGACAAACTAAATTTGTTGATTTGTTATGGAAAGGCAAGTTGTTAATCGAACATAAAAGTAAAGGTAGAGATCTTGATAAAGCCTATACGCAAGCAACAAACTATTTTGAAGGTATTAAAGATAGGGATTTACCTCAATACATATTAGTAAGTGATTTTGAACATTTCCGTTTATATGATTTAGACGATGGAGAAATACACCAATTTGATTTATCGGATCTTTATAAAAATGTTCAATTATTTAGTTTTATTGCAGGGTATGAAAAACACGATATTAAGCCACAAGATCCAGTTAATAATAAAGCAGCCGAAATGATGGGTAAAATCCATGATTCTTTGCAATCAATTAACTATACAGGTGATGATTTAGATACGTTATTAGTCCGTTTAGTATTTTGTTTGTTTGCAGATGATACTGGAATTTTCAATAAAGGATTGTTTCGTGATTTTTTGGAAGATAACACCAATGAAGATGGAACAGACTTAGCTCCTAAATTACAATATTTATTTGAGATTCTTGATACACCGATAGGTCAAAGAGTAATAGACGATTCTATTTATAATGAATTTCCATATGTTAATGGTTCACTTTTTACTAAGCGTACTCGTACGGCAGTTTTTAACGAAGAAATGAGGAACATATTATTGGAATGTAGTAATTTAGATTGGGGGAGAATTAGCCCTGCTATTTTCGGGTCTATGTTTCAAAGTGCTATGGATAGAGAAAAAAGACGCCAATTAGGAGCTCATTATACAAGCGAAGAAAATATTATGAAAGTTATTAAGCCTCTATTTATAGATGACTTGTGGAATGAATTTAATCGTATAAAGGATTTAAAAAGAAATAAGATTCGATTATTAAACGATTTTCAACAAAAAATTTCAGGATTGAAATTTTTTGACCCTGCATGTGGTTCAGGAAATTTCTTGATAATTGCTTATAGAGAAATACGTAAACTTGAACTAGAAGTATTAAAATATAAGAATTATGAAGAATACGGTTATGAAGCCTTCCAATTGGATATATCGTTAGATTTTAATAGCATCATTAAATGTGATGTAAATCAATTTTATGGAATTGAAATTGATTCTTTTTCAGCTCAAATTGCACAAGTTGCTTTATGGATTATAGATCACCAAATGAATATTGAAGCTAGTCTTTATTTTGGAGCTTCTTTTGCACGGTTGCCCTTAGGAGAACATGCTAATATTGTTAACGATAATTCTTTAGATATTAATTGGGTAAATGTTTTAGATTCAAGAGATTGTGATTTTGTTCTTGGGAACCCACCTTTTATTGGAAATAGTTTTTTAGATGATATACAAAAAAAAGAAGTAGAAAAAGTTGCTTCGGTACTTAGAACTAAGGGACACCTAGATTATGTTGCGTGTTGGTATATTAAAGCAGCGCAGTATATTTACCAAAAAAAACATATAAAAGTTGCATTTGTTTCTACTAATTCAATTGTTCAGGGTGAACATGCGATTAATCTTTGGCCTTACTTAATAGATGAAATGGAACTAGATATCTTTTTCGCACATCAAACGTTTAAATGGACGAATGAAGCAAAAAGTAATGCAGCTGTTTATTGTATTATTATCGGATTTACTTACACTAAGCAAGTAAAAGAGAAAAAGTTATTTTCATATCCTGATATACAATTTGAGCCAAATATAAATAATGTAAGTGTTATTAATCAGTATTTACTTGAAGCACCAATAGTATTTATAAAAAAAAGAAGAACGCCTATATCAGATGCTCAAAAAATGGAATATGGAACAAAACCAACTGATGGAGGTCACTTAATATTAAATGCTCAGGAAAAAAAAGAAATAATCGAAAAAAATCCTTTAGCAAAAAAGTATATTCGTCCGTACGTTGGTGCTGATGACATAATCAACGGGAAAGTAAGATATTGCTTATATTTGAAAGACTGCCCTGCTAGAGATCTACGAAATATGCCATTAGTACAAGAACGTGTAGAAAAAGTTAGAGAAATGCGTTTGAATAGTTCAGCACCATCTACAAATAAATGGGCAGATTATCCAACATTATTTAAACAGGACGCAGCTTCTGATAGTGATATATTAATTATCCCGAGAGTTTCATCGGTTCAACGATCATATGTACCTATTGCTTATGCTGAGTATCCTACAGTATGTAGCGATTCTAGCTTTCAAATACCAAATGCCACACATTATTTATTTGGTATTTTAGTTTCTAAAATGCATATGTTATGGCTTGAAACTATTGGTGGGAAATTAAAAGGTGATTTCAGATATTCAAATACAATGGTTTATAATAACTTCGTTTTCCCAACTGTTTCTGAAAAAGAAGAAGATGAAATCACAAAAGCTGCAACAAATATATTAGATATAAGAGCTAAATACATTGCTAATGGTGATAATTTAGCTGATTTGTATGACAATATTGCTATGCCTCATGACTTAAGAAAAGCACATTATAAGCTCGATTTATTAGTTGAAAAAGCCTACAAATCATCAGGATTTGAGAATGATATTGATCGAGTAGCTCGATTATTTAGTTTATATGAGAAAAAAATAATGAAAAATAATAATATATGA
- a CDS encoding type II toxin-antitoxin system RelB/DinJ family antitoxin produces METKQKKAVVQVRIDETVKSQAVAVLNNLGMDTSTAINVFFRQVIAENGLPFQPKQAKFNTETLAAIKESDEMVKNGTGKRYTSVDDLFEDSLGE; encoded by the coding sequence GTGGAAACAAAACAAAAAAAAGCAGTCGTACAAGTTCGCATTGACGAAACCGTTAAAAGTCAGGCCGTAGCCGTTTTAAATAACCTAGGTATGGACACGAGCACGGCTATTAATGTCTTTTTTAGACAAGTCATTGCTGAAAATGGTCTGCCATTTCAACCAAAACAAGCAAAATTCAATACTGAAACCCTTGCAGCCATTAAGGAATCGGACGAAATGGTCAAAAATGGAACAGGCAAACGCTACACTTCTGTTGACGATCTTTTTGAGGATAGTTTAGGAGAATAG
- a CDS encoding type II toxin-antitoxin system RelE/ParE family toxin, with product MLEMKQTTQFKKDVKRLKKRNYKLEKLKTVMQMIVEEVPLPEEEYRAHVLMPTKDYLDCWECHISGRNSDWLLIYKFYTSQNLVSFIRTGTHSDVF from the coding sequence ATGTTGGAAATGAAGCAGACAACCCAATTCAAAAAAGATGTTAAACGCTTAAAGAAACGGAATTACAAGCTTGAAAAACTAAAAACGGTCATGCAAATGATTGTTGAAGAAGTACCTTTACCAGAGGAAGAATACCGCGCTCACGTCTTAATGCCAACAAAAGATTACCTCGATTGTTGGGAGTGTCATATTTCTGGACGCAATAGCGATTGGCTATTGATTTATAAATTTTACACTTCTCAAAATCTTGTCTCTTTTATCCGAACGGGGACACATTCGGATGTTTTTTGA
- a CDS encoding plasmid mobilization protein, translating into MNEHKKENRREERQVKFRVDEAEYEKLSYLAEQQGMSVPNFVKSKAQGTRLRNPKVEIEGAKEIARQLRYYNSNLNQLVKWINTNKTIYEPNELQAMEQQLSGIQEGVKGLWEQLSR; encoded by the coding sequence GTGAACGAACACAAAAAAGAGAACCGACGCGAAGAACGTCAGGTGAAATTTCGAGTAGACGAAGCCGAATATGAGAAGCTCAGTTACCTAGCAGAACAACAAGGCATGAGCGTGCCAAATTTTGTTAAAAGCAAGGCACAAGGGACTCGATTACGAAACCCGAAAGTCGAGATTGAAGGAGCAAAAGAAATTGCTCGGCAGCTGCGGTATTACAATTCCAATTTGAATCAGTTAGTCAAATGGATTAACACCAACAAAACAATTTATGAACCAAACGAACTACAAGCGATGGAACAGCAGCTATCCGGTATTCAGGAAGGAGTGAAAGGCCTTTGGGAGCAATTATCAA